In Nocardia sp. XZ_19_385, the sequence GACGAGTTGATCGGTGGAGACAGGGACGACGGTGTCGGCCGCGCCCGGGCCGCCGGTGCTCAGGCCGATGTCGTTGATGCCCGCGAGGATGATGACGGTGCCGATACCCGGCTGGTCGAGGACATCGGGGCCGAATCGGCGCTGGGCGCTGTCACCCAGCCAGGAGGAGTCGACGGTGACCCGGTTGCCCCCGATGCCCTGATCGATGATGGCGCGTGGATTGCCTTCGGCGGCAAGGCGTTCGGCCAGTTCGTCCGGGTACCGGTTGTCGGCGCCGGGGGTGGAGCCGATGCCTTCGGTGATGGAGTCACCGAACGCGACCACGCCGGAGCGGCGCGGGAGCACATCGAAGACCTCGACGCCCGACAGGTAGTACCAGGACTGGGTGGTCTCGGTGAAGGCGGTGCCGGCACTGTCCGCGCGGTGGTCGCCGGTAGCGCGGTAGGTGGTCGCCAGGGCCTGGGCGTGGTGGGTCGCCGGGCCGGTGGGCTCGGCGAGGTGGAGCGTGATGGTCAGGGACTGGAAGGGTGCGACCGGCAGCGGGACCGGATCGGTGGCGAGATCGGCTCCGGCCGGGATCCGGAATTGCGCGGCGCCACCGATGGTCAAGGGGCGCAGGGTGTCCGGGCGAATGTTCGCGCCGGTATCGGTCAGCGCGATCGTTGCTCCGGCGATGGCCAGCGGCGCGGCGCCGTATCGATTGGTCAGCCGTACCCGGGTGGCGGCGCCGCCCTGGCTCACTCGGATCACCTGCCGCAGAGTGTGATTCGAGAACCCCTCGGCGGACCAGTTGGGTGACATTGTCTTACTGGGCATTTGCGCCGAGGTCGCCCACACCGCGGTCCACCCCGACTCCTGCACTGGCGCCGCATGCGCGGTGACAGCGAGCGCGAGCAGAAGGAGGGCGGCCACCAAGGCCCGAATAATTCGCATGACGAAATCCGTTCAGCAGCAGAGGATCAGGACAGAGCGGGAGCCGCGATTTCCGCCGGGGCGGGCGCGGTGCTGGCAGGCCGGCGCAACACGGTGAGGGTGACCACGAGCGCGGCGGCCAGCAGCCCGGCAGCGACGGTGAAGGCCAACCGGTAACCGCTGGTCAATGCCGCGGCCTCGGAAGCGCCCGAAACCAGTTGGCTCCCAGTGCGCGACGCCGCGAGTGTCGACAGCACCGCGATGCCCAGCGCCATGCCGACCTGCTGGGTGGTGTTGAACAACCCGGAGGCCAACCCCGCATCCTCGGCATCCGCGTCGGACATGCCCAGCGTGGCCAACGCGGGCAGCACCAGCCCGCCACCGGCGATCAGCACCATCATCGGCAGCAGATCGACGACGTAGGTGGCGTCCACCGGAAGCCTTGTCAGCCAGCCCATTCCGGCCAGCAGCATGATCAGTCCGGCAACCAGCACGGCCCGTTCACCGAAGCGGGTGATCAGCCGAGCCGACGCGAACAGCGACACCCCGCCGATGGCGACGGCCGCGGGCAGCATGGCCAGCCCGGTGGCCAGCGCGCTGTAGCCGAGGACCTTCTGCATGTACAGCGCGACGATGATCTGGAAGGCGAACATGGCCGCCAGCGTCAGCATCTGCACCAGGTTGGCGCCGGACACATTGCGGGAACGGAAGATTCGCAGCGGCAGCAGCGGCGTCCGCGCGGTCTTCTGCCGGAGGACGAAGGTGACCAGCATGCCGACAGCCACCGCGCCGAGCCCCAGGGTGTGCGCGGAAGTCCAGCCGTGCTCCTCGATCTTCACCACCGTGTAGATGCTCAGCATGAGTCCACCGGTGACCAGCAGCGCGCCGAGCGCGTCCGCACCCGCGGCCAATCCGATTCCACGATCGGCGGGCAAGGCCTTCACCGCCAGCGCGACGGTCACGATCCCGATCGGCACGTTGATGAGGAAGATCCAGTGCCAGTTCAGCGCATCGGTCAGCACCCCGCCCAGCACCTGGCCGATGGAGGCGCCGGCCGCGCCGGTGAAGCTGAAGATCCCGATGGCCTTCGCCCGTTCCCGGCTCTCGGTAAACAAAGTGACCAGGATTCCCAGCACCACCGACGAGGCGAGCGCACTGCCGACGCCCTGGAGGAAGCGGGCGGCGACCAGCATCTCCGGCGTGGTGGCCGCTCCGGCGAGCAGCGAGGCAAGGGTGAACACCACATTTCCGGTGAGGAACATGGTCTTGCGGCCGATCAGGTCACCGAGCCGCCCGGCCAGCAGCAGCAATCCGCCGAAGGCGATGAGGTAGGCGTTCACGGTCCAGCTCAGCCCGGCGGCGGTGAAGCCAAGATCGTTCTGAATCGCGGGCATTGCGACGGTCACGATGCTGCCGTCGAGGATGGTCATCAACGTCGCCGCCGACAGTACGGCGAGGGCGAGTCGTTTGGACATTGTCATAGGTCATCTCCCGTTCGGAACCAACAAGAGAGACCGTACTAGATAGTTCCGTTGTAGACAATATCGAAGCAGATTATTGTCTGGCCCGGCGCGCCTGCGAGGCCTCCGCCGGAGCCGCGAGATGCCCTTCTGCCAGGGAATTCAAGGCGCGCAACAGGTTCTCGCGATCCCCCGCGGGCAGGGAAGCCAGGGCGTCCCGATGCACCCCATCGACAATGTTCTGACTCCGCTTGGCAACCTTCGCCCCCTCGGGGGTCACCGCGATGATCCGAGCGCGGCGATCAGTACTCGAGGGCCGCCGCTCGGCCAGCCCGGCCTTCTCCAGCGCGTCGACCGTGACCACCATGGTGGTCTTGTCCATATCCCCCAGCTCCGCGAGCTGAATCTGCGTCCGCTCCTCCTCGAGCGCATGCACCAGCACGCAATGCATGCGAGCGGTCAGCCCGATCTCGGCCAGCGCCGCCGCCATCCGGGTGCGCAGCACATGGCTCGTGTGATCGAGCAGAAACGACAGATCGGGCTCATCGCGCTTGGGTGCCAGTGCAGTCATGCCCCCATCATAGTTTTGTTGCAGATAATCCGCACACCTCCGCATCCGGGGCCGCCCTGCCTCAGCAGGGCGGCCCCGTTCGGGTTACGAGATCAGCTGCTCATGCACCCGTACCCAAATCCATCTACCCGTATAGCTGCCGGCCGACCCACAGCCAGCTCGCCGGGGTGACCAAATCCCCACGCCCGTGATTCCCGGAAAGCCTGACGCGCATTCCTCTTGGATGGTCGCCGAGGTGAGCGTCTCCCCGCGCGTGGATGCCGCGGGTGCGGCCTGATCCTTCGGCCGGCGGCCACCGCCGCCGTTCTTGACCTTGCCCTGGGTGTGGGAGTAGTTCCGGTATGCGAAATCTTGCGCCATTGCGCCTGCCCCTTCGGGTCTTCGAGTTCGAATGAGTCTCGAAGGGCCCTGGGCGCGCTCACGGACGCTGAAGCAGTTCTCCGCGTCCGCTAGCGGGCCAGAGCCCGGGCGCTGCGCAGGCGAACGAAGTACGGGGCGACGTAGCAAGACATGGTGGCGAGCCTAGGGACGACGCGACCGGGCCCGCAACCGAATTAACTGATGTTTTGCTAACAAGCGCGAACCGTGGGCGATGTGTTCCAGACAACACCTATTCAGGAGGTTCGAGATGCTATCTGCGAAGCGGCTTGCTGCCGGCGCTTTCGTGGCCACCGCGGCTGCGGCGACTGTACTCGCTGGTGGGGGCATGGCCCAGGCTGACGTACCGGTGTGGGAGGCCAGGTGTCACGTTTACAACATCTTCAACACCGGCGGGATGGCCAATTGTGAGCTGGGGACCTGGCATCAGGTGAAGCTCACTTGCGTTGCGTGGCCGGTCCCGTTCACCTACTGGAAGTACGGCCCGGTGCAGTACGGACAGAATCAGTCCTGGGCCAGTTGCGATTCACTGAACGCTCTGGTGCACGTGGAAGTTATCCAGGCCTAGCGCGAACCCGTATCAATCCTCGCCGAACAGCGGAAGCTGCCGCGAGGCTGGGGCGGAGCCCCCACCGACTTTGCGCAGACACCGTGCGCAGGTGACCTCCGCCCGGGTCGGCGCCAGCGCGGCCGGTGACCAACCGGCCACCCCCGTCCGGCACAGCAGTTCGGGAGCTTCTTGCCCGCCGACCCACTGCACCAGGCTCACCGCGTGCACCGTGCGTCCGGCCCGGACGACAGCGTGCACGCCGGCGTCACCGAAAACGGCCCGCGCGGAGGCGGCGAGCGGCGAGATATCGGTCATACGCCCAACCATACGAGTGTCCGCCGACAGTGGCCGGTCACCGACACGCTCACCGGTCGCCGCGCGCCTCGGTGGCGGCGAGGTAGCAGGCGAGGAGGTCGCGGGTCTCGGAGAGACATTCCAGGCGCGCCTCCACCTGGCCCAATTCGTGCCGCAGCACCGCGAGCATGTCCGGATGAGATTCCAAATCGGGTGCGGGACCGTGCGCGCACGGCAGGATGTCGCGGATGACGCGGGTGGACAGACCCGCCGCGAGCAACGCTCGGATCTGCTGGACGACGGTCGGCGCTTCGGGACCGTAATCACGGAAGCCACCACCGGTGCGGGTGGTGCTGAGCAGGCCCTGCTCTTCGTAGTAGCGCAGCAGGCGATGACTCACGCCGGTGCGGTGCGCCAGTTCACCGATTCGCATGTGATCCCGTTCATCTCGGCTTGACTCTCACATTGATGTGAGATTTTAGCGTTGCTTCATGACTCAGCGGATTACCGGTGTATTCACCGGAAACGACAGCGAACTCACCGGTTTCGTGCGCGGCAGCGGGCCCGGCCTGGTCCTCGCACACGGTGCGAGCAGCGATGTCGAGGACAGCTTCGGCGAGGTGGCCGAGCGGCTCGCGGCCACGAATACGGTGGTGGCGCCGAACTATCCGGGCTCGGGCGAGACGCCGCGCAGCCTGACGCCGCTCACCCTCGACAGGCTCGCCGACGGACTGGCCGCCGCCGCGACGCAGGCCGGGCAGCAACGTTTCGCGGTCCTCGGATTCTCCACCGGCACCGCGGTCGCGGTGCGGCTCGCCACCCGGCACCCCGAGCGGGTGACGGCGCTGGTGCTGTCGGCGGGGCTCGCCTATCCCAATGCCCGCCTGCGACTGGTCATCCAGACCTGGCGGCGGCTGGCGGCGGCCGGGGATCCGGAATCCCTGGCCGCGTACCTGATCCTGCTCGGTTGGAGCCCGCACTGGCTGGAACAGCACTCCGCGGCCGAGATCGGCGAACTGGCCGCCGCCATCGGTCCCGCGCTGCCGCCCGGCGCGGATGACCAGCTCGATCTGCTGACCCGGGTCGACGTGCGCGCCGATCTCGCGGCCATCAGGGTGCCGACGCTGGTCGTCGCCGCCCGGCACGACCTGGTGGTATCCGCCGCACACACCCGGGAACTCGCGGCCGGAATTCCGGACGCGCAACTGACCGAACTCGATTCCGGTCACGCGCTGGCCAGTGAGCGACCCGGCGAATGGGCGCAGACCGTCGCCGATTTCCTCGGGTAACCGAAATCACCCCGATTACACCGGGCTATCAACCGATCTCGCCGTCCCGCCCAAAGGGATTGTGGCGGTGAAGGATCCGGGCCCTCAGGGTAGAGTCGGCTGGCTGCTCAGCCCGCGCCGGACCGGGTGCCGCAGCTGACGATTTCTCGTCGTGTTCCGGCGAGGGGATGGCATGACCACTACGCGAGAACCGTCCGAGCTGACCCCGCAGGCGCCCGATGTTCGCGTCGCGCAGATTCGGCGGCGGCTGGAGCGGCTGATCGGCATCGCGGCGACCGAGGGCAACAAGCTGACCCCCTTGCGCAACGGAGACCAGATCTTCGAAGCGATGCTGGCCGGGATCGCCCGCGCCGAGCACACGGTGGACATGATGACCTTCGTCTACTGGAAAGGTGACATCGCGCGCCGATTCGCCGAGGCCCTGGCCGAGCGCGCCGCCGCCGGCGTGCGGGTGCGGCTGTTGCTGGACGGTTTCGGTAGCCGGCTGATCGAGGCCGAACAGCTGCGGCGGATGGAGCAGGCCGGGGTTCAGGTGGCGTGGTTCCGCAAGCCGCTGTACCTCTCGCCGCTCAAGCAGAACCACCGCTGCCATCGCAAGGTGCTCGTCGTCGACGAGGAGACCGCCTTCACCGGCGGCGTGGGCATCGCCGAGGAGTGGTGCGGCGATGCCCGCAACGAGAAGGAGTGGCGGGACACCCATGTCGAGGTCAGCGGCCCCGCGGTGGACGGCCTCGCCGCGGCCTTCGCGCAGAACTGGGCGGAGTGCCACGACGAACTCTTCGACGAGCGGGACCGGTTCATCGACCATCAGGCGCCGGGCGAGGCCATTGTGCAGGTGGTGCGCGGTTCGGCCAGTTTCGGCTGGCAGGACATGCAGACCCTGCTGCGCGTGATGCTGGAGTCGGCCGAGGAACGTTTCCGGCTGGCCACCGCGTACTTCTCACCGGACGCGTACTTCATCGAGTTGCTGTGCGCCACCGCCCGGCGCGGGGTCGAGGTGGAGATCCTGCTGCCCGGGCCGTACACCGACAAGCGGGTCTGCCAATTGGCAGGCCAGCATTACTACGAAGAGCTCATCGCCTGCGGAGTGAAGATCTACCAGTACCAGCCGACGATGATGCACGCCAAGGTGATCACCGTCGACCGCGTCGCCGCGCTGATCGGCTCGACCAACTTCAACCGCCGCTCCCTCGACCACGACGAGGAGATCATGCTGGCCGTCCTCGACCAGGAGTTCACCGCCACCCTGGACGAGCATTTCGACGCCGATGTGGCGGTCAGCGACCAGATCCGGGCGGGCCGGTGGATGCGACGTTCCCTGGTGCAGCGGGCCCGCGAAGTGGCCGTCCAGCCCATCCGTCGATTCCTGTAATCCTGGTCGGTGGCACGCTGGAACCGAATGTGGCGGGCCTGAGGGAGAATGTGGACGTGAGCGACGTAATCAGCGATAAGTTCCGACATCGACTCGGCGGACCGGCGGTTGTGGCGCCAACGAGTGCAGTGGCACTCGTCGACGGCTAGCTCGATGTCGGACAAGGAAGTGCCGGGACCGGAATCCGGCGGCAAGAGGTTCGACGCGCTGGAACGGTTGCGCGGCAAGCTGGACGGGACGAAGGCCGCCGAGACCGGTTCCCCCGAAGCGGAAGACGGCCGGTCGAAAGTCATCCGGCTGCCGCGTCGTCCTCGCCGCGTGACCGAGGAAACCAGCGAGCAGCCCCGCAAGACTTGGCACTCGGAAGGTGACTCCGTCTACGATCCGGCGCCGACCAGGCCGGTGCTGCGCTCGGAGCTGCAGCGTGAGACGGGGTGGTGGCCGGTCGACCCCGGCGCGACCCGGCACCCCGCCGCGCAGCCGGGCGGCGCCGAACAGGACGGCAGTGTCGTCGATCTCGACGCGTTGCGGCGGAAACGAGCCGCCGACGCTCCGGTCGCCGGCATCCGGCGCCGGGCCAAACCGCGCCGGATCAGTGACCCCGATTCCCCGCAGCCCGACGGACCTCAGTAGTCCGCTGCGCGTCAGAAGACGAAACCGCGCATGAGCACGAAGCGCATGCCACCCACCGCCGCCATGACGGCCAGCACGGCACTCGCTTGGGCGAACTCGCCGAGGCTCGGTGCCCAGAATTCGAGCGCGGCCAGGGCCGCGGTGCTGATCAACAGGCCGATCAGCGCCAATCCGCCGCCTTCCCACTGAGCTTTGAACCAGCCGACGCGGCCGGCCGCTCGGAAGGTGATCTGCCGGTGCAGTTCGTTCGCGATCACCGTGCTGAGGATGGAGCCGGCGATGTGGGCCACCATCGGGCCGAACCCGCTCATGGTCGTGAACAGCAGGACGTAGGCGATATTGCTGGAGCCGCCGACCAGAGCGAAGCGGATCAGCTGGGCGAAGGCGTGCTCGCCGCGCAGGAATCGCAGCACCCGGGTGAGCGATTCGGTGCGCGGCATCGAGCCGAGGCTCAGATCGATGCTGGAGAGGCCGGGCGCTGCGAGTGCTGTGCTGTTCACCCGATTACTGTCGCCAGCCGCGCTGACACCGCTCTGACGCCGAGCTTACATCGCCACTGACACGGGGTTCGGGCTGGTCAGCACACAGATCTTCGATCCGCTGCCGAAGGTGATCCAGGAGCTTGTCCGGATCGTCGAAGTCCGCGGGATCGATGGGCGCACCGAAGTGCACAGTCACGCGCTGCCGGCGGTCGAAGGCCGGACCGTTGCCACGGACCTTGCGCATAGGCAGCACCCGATCGGTGCCGGTGGTGCCGACCGGGATGATCGGAACTCCGGTTGCCAGCGCCAGTTTCGCGACTCCCGGCTTGTACGGTTCGTCCTCGCCCGGCGCGACCAGCCGCCCTTCCGGATAGATGATCAGCACTCCGCCGTGCCGCACAATCTGCTCTGCCTGCGCCAAGGCCGACTGCCCGGACTCGCTGTCGCGGCGCACCACCGGAATCTGGCCCAGCCGCCGCACCAGCCATCCGACCACCGGCCACGACCACAGTTCGGCCATCGCGATGGCGATGGCCCGCCGCCGCAGCGCACCCCACAGGAAGACGGCGTCGAGCATCGAAATGTGATTGCTCGCAATGATCACGGGCCCGGTCTCCGGGACCCGCTCGCGGCCGATCACGGTGACCCGCACTACGTTCGACCAGACCAGCGCTCGCAGGATGCGGCGCACGAATGTCGTTGTCAGCCAGGCCCGTTTTCCCAGCCCCCTGGGCCGCCGCGCGTTTTCGTTCACAGGACCGATCGTGGTATCCCCAGCCCGGCGGCGGCACCGCGAAACTACTCGAGCGCCCCCGGGCAAAACTTCTTACATCCCTTTGTCATCGGCCTGTCCCGGCTTTGACATCGCCCGCCCAAGATCGTCGCAACGCCCGGAAAACACCGGGTCGACGGGAACGAATGGGAGTGAGCGACTATGCGCTCGGTATTGAGCTTCGCCCTGGCGGCGGCCGCTGTCGGCGGGTTGGTCGCCGGCTGCGGGCAGAACGAATCAGCAACGGCGGGT encodes:
- a CDS encoding phosphatidylserine/phosphatidylglycerophosphate/cardiolipin synthase family protein; amino-acid sequence: MTTTREPSELTPQAPDVRVAQIRRRLERLIGIAATEGNKLTPLRNGDQIFEAMLAGIARAEHTVDMMTFVYWKGDIARRFAEALAERAAAGVRVRLLLDGFGSRLIEAEQLRRMEQAGVQVAWFRKPLYLSPLKQNHRCHRKVLVVDEETAFTGGVGIAEEWCGDARNEKEWRDTHVEVSGPAVDGLAAAFAQNWAECHDELFDERDRFIDHQAPGEAIVQVVRGSASFGWQDMQTLLRVMLESAEERFRLATAYFSPDAYFIELLCATARRGVEVEILLPGPYTDKRVCQLAGQHYYEELIACGVKIYQYQPTMMHAKVITVDRVAALIGSTNFNRRSLDHDEEIMLAVLDQEFTATLDEHFDADVAVSDQIRAGRWMRRSLVQRAREVAVQPIRRFL
- a CDS encoding MarR family winged helix-turn-helix transcriptional regulator, with the protein product MTALAPKRDEPDLSFLLDHTSHVLRTRMAAALAEIGLTARMHCVLVHALEEERTQIQLAELGDMDKTTMVVTVDALEKAGLAERRPSSTDRRARIIAVTPEGAKVAKRSQNIVDGVHRDALASLPAGDRENLLRALNSLAEGHLAAPAEASQARRARQ
- a CDS encoding SGNH/GDSL hydrolase family protein produces the protein MRIIRALVAALLLLALAVTAHAAPVQESGWTAVWATSAQMPSKTMSPNWSAEGFSNHTLRQVIRVSQGGAATRVRLTNRYGAAPLAIAGATIALTDTGANIRPDTLRPLTIGGAAQFRIPAGADLATDPVPLPVAPFQSLTITLHLAEPTGPATHHAQALATTYRATGDHRADSAGTAFTETTQSWYYLSGVEVFDVLPRRSGVVAFGDSITEGIGSTPGADNRYPDELAERLAAEGNPRAIIDQGIGGNRVTVDSSWLGDSAQRRFGPDVLDQPGIGTVIILAGINDIGLSTGGPGAADTVVPVSTDQLVAGHLDLIRQARAKGLRVIGATFTPIHGSPYFSPAAESARQALNEWIRTAGAYDAIVDFDAALRDPANPQRFTPEFDSGDHIHPSDAGYAAMAAAVNPAEFE
- a CDS encoding 1-acyl-sn-glycerol-3-phosphate acyltransferase; amino-acid sequence: MNENARRPRGLGKRAWLTTTFVRRILRALVWSNVVRVTVIGRERVPETGPVIIASNHISMLDAVFLWGALRRRAIAIAMAELWSWPVVGWLVRRLGQIPVVRRDSESGQSALAQAEQIVRHGGVLIIYPEGRLVAPGEDEPYKPGVAKLALATGVPIIPVGTTGTDRVLPMRKVRGNGPAFDRRQRVTVHFGAPIDPADFDDPDKLLDHLRQRIEDLCADQPEPRVSGDVSSASERCQRGWRQ
- a CDS encoding alpha/beta fold hydrolase; translated protein: MTQRITGVFTGNDSELTGFVRGSGPGLVLAHGASSDVEDSFGEVAERLAATNTVVAPNYPGSGETPRSLTPLTLDRLADGLAAAATQAGQQRFAVLGFSTGTAVAVRLATRHPERVTALVLSAGLAYPNARLRLVIQTWRRLAAAGDPESLAAYLILLGWSPHWLEQHSAAEIGELAAAIGPALPPGADDQLDLLTRVDVRADLAAIRVPTLVVAARHDLVVSAAHTRELAAGIPDAQLTELDSGHALASERPGEWAQTVADFLG
- a CDS encoding MFS transporter, which translates into the protein MSKRLALAVLSAATLMTILDGSIVTVAMPAIQNDLGFTAAGLSWTVNAYLIAFGGLLLLAGRLGDLIGRKTMFLTGNVVFTLASLLAGAATTPEMLVAARFLQGVGSALASSVVLGILVTLFTESRERAKAIGIFSFTGAAGASIGQVLGGVLTDALNWHWIFLINVPIGIVTVALAVKALPADRGIGLAAGADALGALLVTGGLMLSIYTVVKIEEHGWTSAHTLGLGAVAVGMLVTFVLRQKTARTPLLPLRIFRSRNVSGANLVQMLTLAAMFAFQIIVALYMQKVLGYSALATGLAMLPAAVAIGGVSLFASARLITRFGERAVLVAGLIMLLAGMGWLTRLPVDATYVVDLLPMMVLIAGGGLVLPALATLGMSDADAEDAGLASGLFNTTQQVGMALGIAVLSTLAASRTGSQLVSGASEAAALTSGYRLAFTVAAGLLAAALVVTLTVLRRPASTAPAPAEIAAPALS
- a CDS encoding GtrA family protein, coding for MPRTESLTRVLRFLRGEHAFAQLIRFALVGGSSNIAYVLLFTTMSGFGPMVAHIAGSILSTVIANELHRQITFRAAGRVGWFKAQWEGGGLALIGLLISTAALAALEFWAPSLGEFAQASAVLAVMAAVGGMRFVLMRGFVF
- a CDS encoding MerR family transcriptional regulator, whose protein sequence is MRIGELAHRTGVSHRLLRYYEEQGLLSTTRTGGGFRDYGPEAPTVVQQIRALLAAGLSTRVIRDILPCAHGPAPDLESHPDMLAVLRHELGQVEARLECLSETRDLLACYLAATEARGDR